A window of the Oncorhynchus kisutch isolate 150728-3 linkage group LG12, Okis_V2, whole genome shotgun sequence genome harbors these coding sequences:
- the si:ch211-22i13.2 gene encoding uncharacterized protein DDB_G0271670 isoform X1 codes for MSSKVDKVKSESSIISFERKSTTTESATRGNDRRSTESATRGNDKISTESATRGNDRRSTESATRGNDKISTESATRGNDRRSTESATRGNDRRSTESATRGNDRRSTESATRGNDRRSTESATRGNDRRSTESATRGNDRRGTESATRGNDRSTESATRSTESATRRNDRSTESATRRNDRRSTESATRRNDRRSTESATRRNDRRSTESATRGNGRRSTESATRGNDRRSTESATRRNDRRSTESATRRNDRRSTESATRGNDRRSTESATKGNYRRSTESATRDDRRSPSTGKEKRKTKRSHSRSSSSSSSSSSSSSSSSRSSSHSRSSSSSSDSHNKSRKNSKKRKKEKQHKKKGKKEKKHKRKKDKKMTPEEESAGPGPIQISKYLKERRRKGKYSMITGKKIKMKLKKSKKDKLRDKNRAELLEFLNSTL; via the exons ATG TCCAGCAAAGTAGACAAAGTGAAAAGTGAGTCCAGTATAATAAGTTTTGAAAGAAAAAGTACCACTACTGAGTCTGCCACAAGAGGAAATGACAGAAGAAGTACTGAGTCTGCCACAAGAGGAAATGACAAAATAAGTACTGAGTCTGCCACAAGAGGAAATGACAGAAGAAGTACTGAGTCTGCCACAAGAGGAAATGACAAAATAAGTACTGAGTCTGCCACAAGAGGAAATGACAGAAGAAGTACTGAGTCTGCCACAAGAGGAAATGACAGAAGAAGTACTGAGTCTGCCACAAGAGGAAACGACAGAAGAAGTACTGAGTCTGCCACAAGAGGAAACGACAGAAGAAGTACTGAGTCTGCCACAAGAGGAAACGACAGAAGAAGTACTGAGTCTGCCACAAGAGGAAACGACAGAAGAGGTACTGAGTCTGCCACAAGAGGAAACGACAGAAGTACTGAGTCTGCCACAAGAAGTACTGAGTCTGCCACAAGAAGAAACGACAGAAGTACTGAGTCTGCCACAAGAAGAAACGACAGAAGAAGTACTGAGTCTGCCACAAGAAGAAACGACAGAAGAAGTACTGAGTCTGCCACAAGAAGAAACGACAGAAGAAGTACTGAGTCTGCCACAAGAGGAAATGGCAGAAGAAGTACTGAGTCTGCCACAAGAGGAAATGACAGAAGAAGTACTGAGTCTGCCACAAGACGAAATGACAGAAGAAGTACTGAGTCTGCCACAAGACGAAATGACAGAAGAAGTACTGAGTCTGCCACAAGAGGAAATGACAGAAGAAGTACTGAGTCTGCCACAAAAGGAAATTACAGAAGGAGTACTGAGTCTGCCACAAGAGATGACAGAAGATCACCAAGCACAG GGAAAGAAAAAAGGAAAACGAAACGGAGCCACAGTAGATCATCTTCCTCATCcagctcatcatcatcatcctcgtcATCCTCATCCCGCTCTTCATCCCACAGTAGGAGTAGTTCCAGCAGCAGTG ATTCCCACAACAAATCCAGAAAGAATTCtaagaaaaggaaaaaggaaaaACAACACAAGAAG AAAGGGAAAAAGGAGAAGAAGCATAAACGAAAGAAGGACAAGAAAATGACACCAGAGGAGGAAAGCGCTGGACCTGGACCTATTCAGATCTCCAAG TatttaaaggagaggaggagaaaaggcaAGTACAGCATGATCACAGGAAAGAAGATCAAAATGAAATTGAAGAAGTCCAAGAAAGACAAGCTG AGGGACAAGAATCGCGCCGAACTGCTTGAGTTCCTCAACTCCACGTTGTAA
- the si:ch211-22i13.2 gene encoding cylicin-2 isoform X2, with the protein MSSKVDKVKSESSIISFERKSTTTESATRGNDRRSTESATRGNDKISTESATRGNDRRSTESATRGNDKISTESATRGNDRRSTESATRGNDRRSTESATRGNDRRSTESATRGNDRRSTESATRGNDRRSTESATRGNDRRGTESATRGNDRSTESATRSTESATRRNDRSTESATRRNDRRSTESATRRNDRRSTESATRGNGRRSTESATRGNDRRSTESATRRNDRRSTESATRRNDRRSTESATRGNDRRSTESATKGNYRRSTESATRDDRRSPSTGKEKRKTKRSHSRSSSSSSSSSSSSSSSSRSSSHSRSSSSSSDSHNKSRKNSKKRKKEKQHKKKGKKEKKHKRKKDKKMTPEEESAGPGPIQISKYLKERRRKGKYSMITGKKIKMKLKKSKKDKLRDKNRAELLEFLNSTL; encoded by the exons ATG TCCAGCAAAGTAGACAAAGTGAAAAGTGAGTCCAGTATAATAAGTTTTGAAAGAAAAAGTACCACTACTGAGTCTGCCACAAGAGGAAATGACAGAAGAAGTACTGAGTCTGCCACAAGAGGAAATGACAAAATAAGTACTGAGTCTGCCACAAGAGGAAATGACAGAAGAAGTACTGAGTCTGCCACAAGAGGAAATGACAAAATAAGTACTGAGTCTGCCACAAGAGGAAATGACAGAAGAAGTACTGAGTCTGCCACAAGAGGAAATGACAGAAGAAGTACTGAGTCTGCCACAAGAGGAAACGACAGAAGAAGTACTGAGTCTGCCACAAGAGGAAACGACAGAAGAAGTACTGAGTCTGCCACAAGAGGAAACGACAGAAGAAGTACTGAGTCTGCCACAAGAGGAAACGACAGAAGAGGTACTGAGTCTGCCACAAGAGGAAACGACAGAAGTACTGAGTCTGCCACAAGAAGTACTGAGTCTGCCACAAGAAGAAACGACAGAA GTACTGAGTCTGCCACAAGAAGAAACGACAGAAGAAGTACTGAGTCTGCCACAAGAAGAAACGACAGAAGAAGTACTGAGTCTGCCACAAGAGGAAATGGCAGAAGAAGTACTGAGTCTGCCACAAGAGGAAATGACAGAAGAAGTACTGAGTCTGCCACAAGACGAAATGACAGAAGAAGTACTGAGTCTGCCACAAGACGAAATGACAGAAGAAGTACTGAGTCTGCCACAAGAGGAAATGACAGAAGAAGTACTGAGTCTGCCACAAAAGGAAATTACAGAAGGAGTACTGAGTCTGCCACAAGAGATGACAGAAGATCACCAAGCACAG GGAAAGAAAAAAGGAAAACGAAACGGAGCCACAGTAGATCATCTTCCTCATCcagctcatcatcatcatcctcgtcATCCTCATCCCGCTCTTCATCCCACAGTAGGAGTAGTTCCAGCAGCAGTG ATTCCCACAACAAATCCAGAAAGAATTCtaagaaaaggaaaaaggaaaaACAACACAAGAAG AAAGGGAAAAAGGAGAAGAAGCATAAACGAAAGAAGGACAAGAAAATGACACCAGAGGAGGAAAGCGCTGGACCTGGACCTATTCAGATCTCCAAG TatttaaaggagaggaggagaaaaggcaAGTACAGCATGATCACAGGAAAGAAGATCAAAATGAAATTGAAGAAGTCCAAGAAAGACAAGCTG AGGGACAAGAATCGCGCCGAACTGCTTGAGTTCCTCAACTCCACGTTGTAA
- the si:ch211-22i13.2 gene encoding uncharacterized protein DDB_G0271670 isoform X3, with protein MSSKVDKVKSESSIISFERKSTTTESATRGNDRRSTESATRGNDKISTESATRGNDRRSTESATRGNDRRSTESATRGNDRRSTESATRGNDRRSTESATRGNDRRSTESATRGNDRRGTESATRGNDRSTESATRSTESATRRNDRSTESATRRNDRRSTESATRRNDRRSTESATRRNDRRSTESATRGNGRRSTESATRGNDRRSTESATRRNDRRSTESATRRNDRRSTESATRGNDRRSTESATKGNYRRSTESATRDDRRSPSTGKEKRKTKRSHSRSSSSSSSSSSSSSSSSRSSSHSRSSSSSSDSHNKSRKNSKKRKKEKQHKKKGKKEKKHKRKKDKKMTPEEESAGPGPIQISKYLKERRRKGKYSMITGKKIKMKLKKSKKDKLRDKNRAELLEFLNSTL; from the exons ATG TCCAGCAAAGTAGACAAAGTGAAAAGTGAGTCCAGTATAATAAGTTTTGAAAGAAAAAGTACCACTACTGAGTCTGCCACAAGAG GAAATGACAGAAGAAGTACTGAGTCTGCCACAAGAGGAAATGACAAAATAAGTACTGAGTCTGCCACAAGAGGAAATGACAGAAGAAGTACTGAGTCTGCCACAAGAGGAAATGACAGAAGAAGTACTGAGTCTGCCACAAGAGGAAACGACAGAAGAAGTACTGAGTCTGCCACAAGAGGAAACGACAGAAGAAGTACTGAGTCTGCCACAAGAGGAAACGACAGAAGAAGTACTGAGTCTGCCACAAGAGGAAACGACAGAAGAGGTACTGAGTCTGCCACAAGAGGAAACGACAGAAGTACTGAGTCTGCCACAAGAAGTACTGAGTCTGCCACAAGAAGAAACGACAGAAGTACTGAGTCTGCCACAAGAAGAAACGACAGAAGAAGTACTGAGTCTGCCACAAGAAGAAACGACAGAAGAAGTACTGAGTCTGCCACAAGAAGAAACGACAGAAGAAGTACTGAGTCTGCCACAAGAGGAAATGGCAGAAGAAGTACTGAGTCTGCCACAAGAGGAAATGACAGAAGAAGTACTGAGTCTGCCACAAGACGAAATGACAGAAGAAGTACTGAGTCTGCCACAAGACGAAATGACAGAAGAAGTACTGAGTCTGCCACAAGAGGAAATGACAGAAGAAGTACTGAGTCTGCCACAAAAGGAAATTACAGAAGGAGTACTGAGTCTGCCACAAGAGATGACAGAAGATCACCAAGCACAG GGAAAGAAAAAAGGAAAACGAAACGGAGCCACAGTAGATCATCTTCCTCATCcagctcatcatcatcatcctcgtcATCCTCATCCCGCTCTTCATCCCACAGTAGGAGTAGTTCCAGCAGCAGTG ATTCCCACAACAAATCCAGAAAGAATTCtaagaaaaggaaaaaggaaaaACAACACAAGAAG AAAGGGAAAAAGGAGAAGAAGCATAAACGAAAGAAGGACAAGAAAATGACACCAGAGGAGGAAAGCGCTGGACCTGGACCTATTCAGATCTCCAAG TatttaaaggagaggaggagaaaaggcaAGTACAGCATGATCACAGGAAAGAAGATCAAAATGAAATTGAAGAAGTCCAAGAAAGACAAGCTG AGGGACAAGAATCGCGCCGAACTGCTTGAGTTCCTCAACTCCACGTTGTAA